The proteins below are encoded in one region of Syntrophotalea carbinolica DSM 2380:
- a CDS encoding YaiI/YqxD family protein, protein MKIWVDADACPAVIKEILFKAARRTGVSMTLVANHLMRIPPSPHIHFMLVAAGLDAADNEIVKKLDAGDLVITADIPLAAQVIEKGGHALNPRGELYTVDNIRERLSMRDFMDSLRASGIDTGGPAALNQSDRQAFANRLDQFLTRHV, encoded by the coding sequence ATGAAAATATGGGTAGACGCGGATGCATGTCCCGCCGTGATCAAGGAGATTCTATTCAAGGCGGCCAGGCGCACCGGGGTTTCGATGACGCTTGTTGCCAACCATCTTATGCGCATACCGCCATCACCCCATATTCATTTTATGCTGGTTGCAGCGGGGTTGGACGCGGCGGATAACGAAATCGTGAAAAAGCTCGATGCGGGAGATCTGGTAATCACGGCAGATATTCCCCTGGCGGCTCAGGTGATCGAAAAAGGCGGCCATGCCCTTAATCCGCGCGGTGAATTGTACACCGTCGACAATATCAGGGAACGCCTGTCGATGCGGGATTTTATGGATTCGCTACGCGCCAGCGGTATCGACACGGGCGGTCCTGCGGCACTGAATCAGAGCGATCGGCAGGCCTTTGCCAACCGGCTGGATCAATTTTTGACCAGGCATGTCTAA
- a CDS encoding methyltransferase translates to MDRSSRNRLNHRHLHLFDGETLFDRIARAVCRAGCLPRKELYEAWEVARRVRRRFRGGRVVDLACGHGLLAQILLLLDKRSPEALAVDLRIPDSAASLAKALQVDWPWLEERLCFVEQSIEGITLSADDLVVSAHACGSLTDLVLDKAMSAGARVAVLPCCHDLNTADTGGLEGWMDGPLAVDATRVARLRAGGYRVYTQTIPAEITPKNRLLLAEPA, encoded by the coding sequence ATGGACCGATCATCCCGCAATCGCCTGAATCACCGCCACCTGCATTTGTTTGATGGCGAAACTCTGTTCGACCGCATCGCCCGGGCGGTGTGCCGGGCCGGTTGCCTGCCGCGCAAGGAGCTTTACGAAGCCTGGGAGGTAGCGCGGCGGGTGCGGCGCCGGTTTCGCGGCGGGCGGGTGGTCGATCTGGCTTGCGGTCACGGGCTGCTGGCGCAGATTCTGCTGTTGCTCGACAAGCGTTCCCCGGAGGCGCTGGCGGTCGATCTGCGTATCCCCGACAGCGCGGCCAGCCTGGCCAAGGCGTTGCAGGTCGACTGGCCTTGGTTGGAAGAACGACTGTGTTTCGTGGAGCAAAGCATAGAGGGCATTACGCTGTCAGCGGACGATCTGGTGGTGTCCGCTCATGCCTGCGGAAGCTTGACCGACCTGGTTCTCGACAAGGCCATGTCCGCCGGGGCCAGGGTGGCGGTGCTGCCTTGCTGTCACGATCTGAACACGGCGGATACCGGCGGTCTGGAAGGCTGGATGGACGGCCCCCTGGCGGTGGACGCCACCCGCGTGGCTCGTCTGCGCGCCGGTGGATACCGCGTCTATACGCAAACCATCCCGGCGGAGATTACGCCCAAAAACCGTCTGCTGCTTGCCGAACCGGCATAA
- a CDS encoding ABC-F family ATP-binding cassette domain-containing protein, with translation MISANNVALAYGKRVIFKDVNIKFIPGNCYGLIGANGAGKSTFLKILAGEIDSDKGTVSVGSGERIAMLRQDHFAFDEETVFNTVMMGHQRLYEVMAEREAIYSKEEFTEEDGIRSGELEAEFAEMNGYEAESEAAVLLNGLGIPEELRHKKMKELEGGEKVRVLLAQALFGNPDILLLDEPTNHLDLKSIAWLEEFLSRFQNTVIVVSHDRHFLNQVCTHVADIDFGKITVYVGNYDFWYEASQLMLKQKQEENRKITEKANDLKEFIQRFSSNASKAKQATSRKKLLEKLTVEDLPVSSRKYPFVVFKPERPCGDIILEIKDLSKTVDGVKVLDNFSLTVNKGDKIAFVGGDSITKTTLFQILAGELEPDSGSFRYGVTITPAYFPKENRRFFENDLNLVEWLLQYAPNEGESFARGFLGRMLFSGEEATKQSSVLSGGEKVRCMLAKMMLTGANVLVFDEPTNHLDLESITALNEGLISYSEVILFASHDHKFLSTVANRIVEFTPAGFIERTMSFDEYLESAEVAKVREKHFQGEACLTL, from the coding sequence ATGATCAGCGCCAACAACGTGGCCCTCGCCTACGGCAAGAGGGTCATTTTTAAAGACGTCAATATCAAATTCATCCCCGGCAACTGCTACGGTCTCATCGGCGCCAACGGAGCCGGCAAATCGACCTTCCTTAAAATCCTCGCCGGGGAGATCGACTCCGACAAAGGCACCGTCTCGGTCGGTTCCGGCGAACGCATCGCCATGCTGCGTCAGGATCATTTCGCTTTCGACGAAGAGACGGTTTTCAATACCGTCATGATGGGTCACCAGCGCCTCTACGAGGTCATGGCCGAGCGCGAAGCGATTTACTCCAAAGAGGAATTCACCGAAGAAGACGGCATCCGTTCCGGAGAGCTGGAAGCCGAATTCGCCGAAATGAACGGCTACGAGGCCGAGTCGGAAGCGGCGGTGCTGCTTAACGGTCTCGGCATCCCCGAAGAGCTGCGCCACAAAAAGATGAAGGAACTCGAGGGCGGCGAAAAGGTCCGCGTGCTGCTGGCCCAGGCCCTGTTCGGCAACCCCGACATCCTGCTGCTTGACGAACCGACCAACCATCTGGATCTCAAATCGATCGCCTGGCTGGAGGAATTCCTCTCCCGCTTCCAGAACACGGTCATCGTCGTCTCCCATGACCGCCACTTTCTCAATCAGGTCTGCACCCACGTGGCCGATATCGACTTCGGCAAGATTACGGTCTATGTCGGCAATTACGACTTCTGGTACGAAGCCAGCCAGCTGATGCTCAAGCAGAAGCAGGAAGAAAACCGCAAGATCACCGAAAAAGCCAACGACCTCAAGGAATTTATCCAACGCTTCAGCTCCAACGCCTCCAAGGCCAAGCAGGCGACCTCGCGCAAGAAGCTGCTCGAAAAACTCACCGTCGAGGATCTGCCCGTCTCCTCGCGCAAATACCCCTTTGTGGTCTTCAAACCGGAACGGCCCTGCGGCGACATCATCCTCGAAATCAAGGATCTGTCCAAAACCGTGGATGGCGTCAAGGTGCTGGACAACTTCAGCCTGACCGTCAACAAAGGGGACAAGATCGCCTTTGTCGGCGGCGACAGCATAACCAAAACCACCCTGTTCCAGATTCTGGCCGGCGAACTCGAACCCGACAGCGGCAGCTTCCGTTACGGGGTCACCATCACCCCGGCCTACTTCCCCAAGGAGAACCGGCGTTTTTTCGAAAACGATCTTAACCTGGTGGAGTGGCTGCTCCAGTACGCCCCCAACGAGGGGGAGAGCTTTGCCCGCGGCTTTCTCGGGCGCATGCTGTTTTCCGGAGAAGAAGCGACCAAACAATCCTCCGTGCTGTCCGGAGGCGAGAAGGTCCGCTGCATGCTCGCCAAGATGATGCTTACCGGCGCCAATGTGCTGGTGTTCGACGAACCGACCAACCACCTGGACCTCGAGTCGATCACCGCCCTCAACGAAGGGTTGATCTCCTACTCGGAAGTGATCCTGTTCGCCAGCCACGACCACAAGTTCCTGTCGACGGTCGCCAACCGCATTGTGGAATTCACTCCCGCCGGATTCATCGAACGGACCATGTCGTTTGACGAATACCTGGAGAGCGCCGAAGTGGCCAAAGTCAGAGAAAAGCACTTTCAGGGTGAAGCCTGCCTGACTCTGTAA